The following coding sequences are from one Pusillimonas sp. DMV24BSW_D window:
- a CDS encoding acetone carboxylase subunit gamma — protein sequence MSKRISPTLNLDDKAGRQFICCASCGAGLVEFGGETHWKDNVPVKVSAVAGLHGWSKSVQPDLQLREFSCPECGHLLDSETGLPEDPYLYDVVNP from the coding sequence ATGAGTAAGCGAATTTCCCCCACGTTGAACCTGGATGACAAAGCCGGCCGGCAGTTTATTTGCTGCGCTTCCTGTGGTGCGGGCTTGGTCGAGTTCGGCGGTGAAACACATTGGAAAGACAACGTACCTGTAAAGGTTTCAGCGGTTGCGGGGCTGCACGGATGGTCGAAATCCGTGCAGCCCGATCTACAGCTGCGCGAGTTTTCCTGCCCGGAATGCGGTCATTTGCTGGACAGTGAAACAGGTTTGCCGGAGGACCCATATTTATACGATGTGGTGAATCCTTAA
- a CDS encoding isochorismatase family protein, whose product MHKVGVRQEVIDRVMKRRGKVHVFDDYHPKKTALVVIDMQGTFCDEGAPAEVASSRGIVPNLNALTPKLRELGVPVMWVLHANSNFKGESDWDMFYNYFVSGDIRARTIEANSPENQAVYSGLDTGPEDMVIVKNRYSALIPGSSSLERVLRSLGIDSILIAGTKTNICCESTARDAMMMDFRVTMLEDCCAALSDDEHRAALENIVQQFGNVMTSDEVVKRLQQNA is encoded by the coding sequence ATGCATAAAGTTGGAGTTCGTCAGGAAGTAATCGATCGCGTGATGAAGCGACGTGGAAAAGTACACGTATTCGATGACTATCATCCGAAGAAGACCGCGCTGGTCGTGATTGATATGCAAGGCACATTTTGCGACGAGGGCGCACCTGCAGAGGTGGCATCTTCGCGGGGCATTGTGCCGAATTTAAATGCGCTAACGCCGAAGTTGCGTGAGTTGGGCGTGCCCGTTATGTGGGTGCTGCATGCCAATAGCAATTTCAAGGGTGAAAGTGATTGGGACATGTTCTACAACTACTTTGTTTCAGGTGATATTCGTGCGCGCACCATTGAAGCCAATTCGCCTGAGAATCAGGCCGTGTATTCGGGTTTGGATACCGGGCCGGAAGATATGGTGATTGTGAAAAACCGCTATAGCGCGCTTATTCCGGGTTCGTCTTCTTTAGAGCGTGTATTGCGCAGTTTGGGTATCGACAGCATTTTGATTGCCGGCACTAAAACCAATATTTGTTGTGAGTCGACGGCGCGCGACGCAATGATGATGGATTTCAGGGTCACGATGCTGGAAGACTGTTGTGCGGCGCTGTCCGATGACGAGCATCGTGCGGCATTGGAGAACATTGTGCAGCAGTTTGGCAATGTCATGACAAGTGATGAGGTTGTGAAGCGTTTGCAGCAAAACGCTTGA
- the fusA gene encoding elongation factor G, with the protein MARKTPINRYRNIGISAHIDAGKTTTTERILFYTGVSHKIGEVHDGAATMDWMEQEQERGITITSAATTAFWSGMGNDYPEHRINIIDTPGHVDFTIEVERSMRVLDGACMVYCAVGGVQPQSETVWRQANKYGVPRLAFVNKMDRTGANFFKVHDQLKTRLKANPVPIVIPIGSEENFKGVVDLVKMKAIIWDEETMGMKFEYLDVPAELVDTANEWREKLVESAAEANEELMNKYLESGELSEQEIHQGLRIRTLANEIQPMLCGTAFKNKGVQRMLDAVIDYLPSPVDIPPVEGLDDEGNTITREARDDAKFSALAFKLMSDPFVGQLTFVRVYSGVLKSGDTVYNPVKGKKERIGRILQMHANNREELKEVLAGDIASVVGLKDVTTGETLCDLDSHILLERMEFPEPVISQAVEPKSKADQEKMGIALSRLAQEDPSFRVRSDEESGQTIISGMGELHLEVLVDRMKREFNVEANIGKPQVAYRETIRKTCEEVEGKFVKQSGGRGQYGHVVLKLEPLPPGGGYEFVDAIKGGVVPREYIPAVNRGIEETLGAGVIAGYPVVDVKATLFFGSYHDVDSNENAFRMAASMAFKEGMRKASPVLLEPMMAVEVETPEDYAGTVMGDLSSRRGMVQGMDEIPGGSKLIRAEVPLSEMFGYATSLRSQTQGRATYSMEFKHYAEAPKSVSDEIVSARNG; encoded by the coding sequence ATGGCCCGTAAAACCCCAATTAACCGCTATCGGAATATTGGTATTTCTGCTCACATTGACGCAGGGAAAACCACGACCACCGAACGCATTCTTTTTTACACCGGTGTAAGCCATAAAATTGGTGAAGTGCACGACGGCGCCGCCACGATGGATTGGATGGAGCAGGAACAGGAACGTGGTATTACCATTACTTCCGCTGCCACAACCGCATTCTGGAGCGGCATGGGCAATGACTATCCCGAACACCGCATTAACATCATCGATACCCCGGGTCACGTTGACTTCACCATTGAAGTGGAACGTTCCATGCGCGTGCTCGACGGTGCCTGCATGGTGTATTGTGCAGTAGGCGGTGTTCAGCCCCAGTCGGAAACGGTTTGGCGCCAGGCAAACAAGTACGGCGTGCCGCGCTTGGCATTTGTGAACAAAATGGACCGCACGGGCGCTAATTTCTTCAAGGTGCACGATCAGCTGAAAACGCGCCTGAAAGCGAATCCTGTGCCGATCGTCATCCCAATCGGGTCGGAAGAAAACTTCAAAGGCGTGGTTGACCTTGTCAAGATGAAAGCCATCATCTGGGACGAAGAAACCATGGGCATGAAGTTCGAGTATCTCGACGTGCCGGCCGAACTCGTTGATACAGCGAACGAGTGGCGTGAAAAGCTGGTTGAGTCTGCAGCTGAAGCCAACGAAGAACTCATGAACAAGTACCTGGAATCGGGTGAGTTGTCTGAGCAGGAAATTCATCAGGGCCTGCGTATTCGTACCCTTGCCAATGAAATTCAGCCGATGTTGTGCGGTACCGCATTCAAGAACAAAGGCGTTCAGCGTATGCTTGACGCAGTGATCGATTACCTGCCTTCACCGGTGGACATTCCTCCCGTTGAAGGGCTCGACGACGAAGGTAATACTATTACTCGTGAAGCGCGTGACGATGCCAAGTTCTCGGCGTTGGCGTTCAAACTCATGAGCGATCCGTTTGTGGGTCAGTTGACCTTCGTGCGTGTATATTCGGGTGTGTTGAAATCGGGCGATACGGTTTACAACCCTGTTAAGGGCAAGAAAGAGCGTATCGGCCGTATTTTGCAGATGCACGCGAACAACCGTGAAGAGCTCAAGGAAGTTTTGGCGGGCGACATTGCCTCTGTTGTGGGTTTGAAAGATGTCACGACAGGTGAAACCCTGTGTGATCTCGATTCCCACATTCTGCTTGAGCGCATGGAGTTCCCCGAGCCGGTTATTTCTCAGGCGGTTGAACCCAAGTCGAAAGCCGACCAAGAGAAAATGGGTATTGCGTTGTCTCGTTTGGCACAGGAAGATCCTTCTTTCCGTGTACGTAGCGACGAAGAGTCGGGTCAAACCATTATTTCCGGTATGGGTGAATTGCACCTGGAAGTCCTGGTTGATCGCATGAAGCGCGAATTCAACGTTGAAGCGAACATCGGTAAGCCTCAGGTGGCTTATCGTGAAACCATTCGCAAAACGTGCGAGGAAGTTGAAGGTAAGTTCGTCAAGCAGTCGGGCGGTCGTGGTCAGTATGGTCACGTTGTACTCAAGCTCGAGCCCCTACCTCCTGGTGGTGGTTACGAATTCGTTGATGCCATTAAAGGCGGCGTGGTTCCGCGTGAATACATTCCGGCCGTTAATCGTGGTATCGAGGAAACATTGGGTGCCGGCGTTATTGCGGGCTACCCGGTCGTGGATGTCAAGGCTACGTTGTTCTTCGGTTCGTACCACGATGTCGACTCGAACGAAAACGCGTTCCGTATGGCTGCGTCCATGGCCTTCAAAGAAGGTATGCGCAAAGCCAGCCCCGTGCTGCTTGAGCCTATGATGGCTGTTGAGGTTGAAACACCTGAAGATTATGCCGGTACCGTTATGGGCGACTTGTCGTCACGTCGCGGCATGGTCCAGGGTATGGATGAAATCCCGGGCGGTAGCAAGCTTATTCGTGCTGAAGTACCGCTGTCAGAGATGTTTGGTTACGCCACCAGTCTGCGTTCGCAAACGCAAGGTCGCGCAACCTACTCAATGGAGTTCAAGCATTACGCGGAAGCGCCAAAAAGTGTCTCTGACGAAATTGTCAGTGCACGCAACGGTTAA
- a CDS encoding MarR family winged helix-turn-helix transcriptional regulator has translation MTAMLKEDFSPPNLDLDRNFAFQMASIIFRLEQDLRDSSLRQLDITYMHFRVLQYLLDEDGKKIGEIAKAIVARPPVLSRVIDQMEQRKLVRRNPDANDSRLTRVYLTQEGRDKYAQAWPAAHKIIHYALEALTPEEQESFSECLRKIGDHVCR, from the coding sequence ATGACGGCCATGCTCAAAGAAGACTTTTCACCTCCCAATCTGGATCTCGACCGGAATTTCGCCTTCCAGATGGCGTCAATTATTTTCCGGCTCGAGCAAGATCTGCGGGATTCTTCTTTGCGTCAGCTCGATATCACTTACATGCATTTCCGGGTTTTGCAGTATTTGCTTGATGAAGACGGCAAAAAAATTGGTGAAATTGCCAAGGCCATCGTGGCTCGTCCGCCGGTTCTTAGCCGGGTTATCGACCAAATGGAACAACGAAAACTGGTGCGACGCAACCCCGACGCGAACGACAGCCGGTTAACCCGTGTTTACTTAACGCAGGAAGGGCGCGATAAATACGCCCAGGCTTGGCCGGCTGCACACAAAATTATTCACTATGCCCTCGAGGCACTCACTCCGGAAGAGCAGGAATCGTTTTCCGAGTGCCTGCGAAAAATTGGTGACCATGTTTGCCGGTAA
- a CDS encoding ABC transporter permease, translating to MDDRSMTRWPSSYQWWLFLAVVAVTLLIPALFILVAGKNPITAYASLLSYTLGTRNGFYEVITQCIPLVLVSLGVAVAFRAGVFNIGGDGQLLSGAMLSFVFAPYVAHLPMPLNMLVYLFLGFVGGGLLGMFVGWLKVRFRASEIITTIVLNFIVLQVLSWLIRGPLQEPARLMPWSDYLPESLILFPIIDGSRIHAGLFVAIAAVIIMAVIIGKTSFGYKLTAVGKNPFAARYAGLKEGRIIVLAMLVSGGLAGLAGSIQVAAIHERLQDDFASGYGEAAIAIALMARLSPAFIPLAALLFGVFYVGAGVLQREVGVPFPIVKIIEGVVILGFLCFEALSNRRKEAH from the coding sequence ATGGATGACAGATCGATGACCCGGTGGCCCTCTTCTTATCAGTGGTGGTTGTTTCTGGCGGTGGTTGCCGTTACGTTGCTCATTCCGGCGCTGTTTATTCTGGTTGCCGGCAAGAACCCCATCACAGCATATGCCTCGTTATTGTCGTATACCTTGGGAACGCGTAATGGTTTTTACGAAGTCATTACGCAGTGCATACCGCTTGTATTGGTTAGCTTGGGCGTTGCCGTTGCGTTTCGGGCCGGCGTTTTTAATATTGGTGGCGATGGGCAGCTATTGTCCGGCGCCATGTTGAGTTTCGTATTTGCGCCATATGTGGCGCATTTACCCATGCCCTTAAATATGCTGGTTTACCTGTTTCTCGGCTTTGTCGGTGGTGGCTTGCTGGGCATGTTTGTGGGCTGGCTGAAGGTGCGCTTTCGAGCCAGCGAAATCATTACGACCATTGTGTTGAACTTCATCGTGTTGCAGGTACTGAGCTGGCTGATTCGCGGGCCGTTGCAAGAGCCTGCCCGACTCATGCCCTGGTCTGACTATCTTCCGGAAAGCTTGATTTTGTTTCCTATTATTGATGGATCCAGGATACATGCGGGCTTGTTTGTGGCGATTGCCGCGGTGATCATCATGGCGGTGATCATCGGTAAAACCTCGTTCGGGTACAAATTAACGGCGGTTGGCAAAAATCCGTTTGCGGCCCGGTACGCCGGCCTTAAGGAAGGGCGAATTATTGTTCTGGCCATGTTGGTGAGCGGTGGTCTGGCCGGGCTGGCGGGAAGTATTCAGGTGGCGGCAATTCATGAGCGCTTGCAGGATGATTTTGCGTCCGGTTACGGTGAGGCCGCCATCGCGATTGCGCTGATGGCCCGTTTGTCTCCGGCTTTTATCCCGTTGGCGGCCCTGTTATTTGGTGTGTTCTATGTGGGGGCGGGTGTTTTGCAACGGGAGGTTGGCGTGCCCTTTCCTATTGTCAAGATTATCGAAGGGGTCGTTATTTTGGGCTTCCTGTGCTTTGAGGCGTTGTCTAACCGTCGCAAGGAGGCGCACTAA
- the rpsG gene encoding 30S ribosomal protein S7 — translation MPRRREVPKREILPDPKFSSVELAKFMNVVMLSGKKAVAERIVYGALDQVQAKTGKEPLEVFNTAINNIKPVVEVKSRRVGGANYQVPVEVRPVRRLALAMRWLREAAKKRGEKSMDLRLAGELMDAAEGRGAAMKKREDTHRMAEANKAFSHFRW, via the coding sequence ATGCCTCGTCGTCGCGAAGTCCCCAAACGTGAGATTCTCCCTGATCCAAAATTCAGCAGCGTAGAACTTGCGAAATTTATGAACGTTGTTATGTTGTCCGGTAAAAAAGCCGTCGCCGAACGTATTGTTTACGGCGCGCTTGACCAAGTCCAGGCGAAAACTGGCAAAGAGCCCCTGGAAGTGTTTAATACCGCCATTAACAACATTAAGCCTGTTGTTGAAGTAAAAAGCCGCCGTGTCGGTGGTGCCAATTATCAGGTGCCGGTTGAAGTGCGCCCCGTGCGCCGCCTGGCGCTTGCCATGCGCTGGTTGCGTGAAGCAGCCAAGAAGCGTGGCGAGAAATCGATGGATCTGCGTTTGGCTGGTGAGCTGATGGACGCCGCCGAAGGCCGTGGCGCCGCGATGAAAAAACGCGAGGACACACACAGAATGGCAGAGGCCAACAAAGCCTTCAGCCATTTCCGTTGGTAA
- a CDS encoding BMP family protein has product MLRSIMVAMCLLVMPVLSHAQADKLKVALVLPGSVTDGTFNSAAAEGIKKAQEKYPNLQVSIRENTQVAEAQEALSAYARDGYDIVIGHGFQFADPAKRIHKRFPDTWFIINTAKVAEAPNLASFDNRWGDGGYMAGAVAALLSESGKIGNIPAIPVPTIQEYDDGFKRGAQRINPDIEVMSAYVGSFSDIAKAKEITTSMIDSGADVVSAIGNENVVGTLQAAKEKGVVMIGTAFDSAALAPDTIATTALINFDVNIDMAIGKVIDGTIEPKNYLLGLNENGIGLAPYRNFEDKLSAEDKAKVQEIMDGIRAGTIDDLPEIR; this is encoded by the coding sequence ATGTTAAGAAGCATTATGGTGGCAATGTGTCTCCTGGTTATGCCGGTTTTGTCGCATGCCCAGGCCGATAAACTGAAAGTGGCGTTGGTGTTGCCAGGTTCGGTGACCGACGGCACGTTCAACAGTGCAGCAGCTGAAGGTATTAAAAAGGCGCAAGAGAAATATCCGAACCTGCAGGTTTCCATTCGCGAAAACACACAGGTTGCCGAAGCGCAGGAAGCGTTGTCTGCTTATGCGCGCGATGGGTACGACATTGTGATCGGCCATGGCTTCCAGTTTGCCGACCCCGCCAAACGAATTCATAAACGTTTTCCGGATACCTGGTTCATTATCAATACCGCCAAGGTTGCCGAGGCGCCTAACCTGGCATCGTTCGACAACCGCTGGGGTGATGGTGGATACATGGCCGGCGCGGTTGCCGCCTTGCTTTCGGAAAGTGGAAAAATTGGGAATATTCCCGCCATCCCGGTTCCGACCATTCAAGAGTATGACGATGGTTTCAAGCGGGGTGCGCAACGCATTAACCCGGATATCGAGGTGATGTCTGCTTATGTTGGCTCGTTCTCCGATATTGCCAAAGCCAAAGAAATTACCACCAGCATGATTGATAGTGGTGCCGACGTGGTTTCAGCAATTGGTAATGAGAACGTGGTGGGTACGTTGCAGGCGGCGAAAGAAAAAGGCGTTGTGATGATTGGCACGGCATTTGACTCCGCCGCCTTGGCACCGGATACCATTGCCACAACCGCGCTCATCAATTTCGACGTCAACATTGACATGGCCATTGGCAAAGTGATTGATGGCACGATTGAACCCAAGAACTATCTGTTGGGCTTGAATGAAAACGGGATTGGCCTGGCGCCTTATCGCAATTTCGAAGACAAGCTGTCAGCCGAAGACAAGGCCAAAGTACAGGAAATCATGGATGGCATCCGTGCCGGCACAATCGACGACCTTCCCGAGATCCGTTAA
- the rpsL gene encoding 30S ribosomal protein S12 — translation MPTIAQLVRKPRAISRAGSKSPALESCPQRRGVCTRVYTTTPKKPNSALRKVAKVRLTNGFEVISYIGGEGHNLQEHSVVLVRGGRVKDLPGVRYHIVRGSLDLQGVKDRKQSRSKYGAKRPKK, via the coding sequence ATGCCAACCATTGCTCAACTCGTGCGCAAGCCACGTGCTATTAGCCGCGCCGGTAGCAAGAGCCCCGCTCTTGAAAGCTGCCCTCAGCGCCGTGGTGTGTGTACTCGTGTATATACCACTACCCCTAAAAAACCTAACTCGGCACTGCGTAAAGTCGCCAAGGTTCGTCTTACCAATGGTTTCGAAGTTATTTCGTACATTGGTGGTGAAGGTCACAACCTGCAGGAGCACTCCGTGGTCCTGGTTCGCGGTGGCCGTGTAAAAGACCTTCCTGGTGTGCGTTACCACATTGTTCGCGGTTCGCTCGACTTGCAAGGCGTGAAAGATCGCAAGCAGTCACGTTCCAAGTACGGTGCCAAGCGCCCCAAGAAATAA
- a CDS encoding ABC transporter ATP-binding protein, protein MTVNAPPLLSLEGLTKAFGALVANDHISFDVAPGEIVGILGENGAGKSTLMNMISGLITPDSGVIKMDGKPIVLHSPRDATDAGIGMVHQHFKLVGAFTVAENLALGDRRWGKGWLKLDQLKKELQPIADQLGMPIPFDQRVEKLTVGEQQRVEILKVLARRPRLLILDEPTAVLAREERPALFRMVAELAAQGTAVIIISHKLEDILECCKRVVVMRLGKVVSISDVGGKTREDLVRLLVGDTLPELSERVTPVEQGQSLLKVEGVSLKRPNGTVALDDVSFDVRSGEILALCGVDGNGQTELMSLAAGLLKPDSGFLDYWFAPGRRGLDSARVRAGGVCHIPEDRLRDAVLPGANLADNYLLTQLRRSRFNLKGWLRPAPLLADLAESVKSYSVKTPGLGARVNQLSGGNQQKLVLAREMATRPELILAAHPTRGLDVQTIAFVNNELLAARARGAGVLLSSADLGEVWQVADRIMVLSGGRLHGPVHLSETSLHEVGKWMTDR, encoded by the coding sequence ATGACGGTTAACGCACCACCTTTATTGTCGCTTGAAGGGTTAACCAAGGCCTTCGGGGCCTTGGTTGCCAATGATCATATTAGTTTCGACGTAGCGCCCGGAGAGATCGTTGGTATTCTCGGCGAAAACGGCGCCGGAAAGTCGACCCTGATGAACATGATTTCGGGTTTGATCACCCCTGATTCGGGGGTGATCAAAATGGATGGCAAGCCCATTGTGTTGCATTCCCCGCGCGATGCAACCGACGCCGGCATTGGCATGGTGCATCAGCATTTCAAGTTGGTGGGGGCCTTCACGGTTGCCGAGAACCTGGCGTTGGGCGACCGTCGTTGGGGTAAAGGTTGGTTGAAGCTCGACCAATTGAAAAAAGAGTTGCAACCCATAGCCGATCAGTTGGGTATGCCGATTCCTTTCGATCAGCGTGTTGAAAAATTAACGGTTGGTGAGCAGCAGCGCGTAGAAATTCTGAAGGTGCTGGCGCGTAGGCCGCGCCTTTTGATTCTGGATGAGCCAACGGCAGTGTTGGCGCGTGAAGAGCGCCCTGCACTATTCCGTATGGTGGCCGAATTGGCCGCGCAAGGCACCGCCGTCATCATCATCAGCCACAAGCTGGAAGATATTCTCGAATGTTGCAAGCGTGTTGTGGTGATGCGTTTGGGCAAAGTTGTCAGTATTTCGGATGTGGGCGGCAAAACCCGCGAAGATCTGGTGCGTCTTCTGGTGGGCGACACACTACCTGAGTTAAGCGAGCGTGTGACGCCTGTTGAGCAAGGGCAATCTTTGTTGAAAGTTGAAGGTGTGTCGTTGAAACGACCCAATGGAACGGTGGCATTGGACGACGTCAGTTTCGATGTTCGTTCAGGAGAGATACTTGCGCTGTGCGGCGTCGATGGGAATGGGCAAACGGAATTGATGAGTTTGGCGGCGGGCTTGCTTAAACCCGATTCGGGTTTTCTTGATTATTGGTTTGCGCCGGGTCGGCGGGGGCTGGATTCGGCCCGCGTTCGTGCCGGCGGCGTTTGTCATATTCCGGAAGACCGTTTGCGTGATGCCGTTCTTCCGGGTGCCAACTTGGCAGACAACTATTTGCTCACGCAATTACGACGTTCGCGTTTTAACCTGAAAGGCTGGCTTCGGCCGGCGCCGTTGCTAGCCGACCTGGCCGAGTCGGTGAAGTCTTATTCGGTAAAAACGCCCGGTCTGGGCGCGCGGGTGAATCAACTTTCCGGCGGTAATCAGCAGAAACTGGTTCTGGCGCGCGAAATGGCCACCAGACCTGAATTAATTTTGGCGGCACATCCAACCCGCGGTTTGGATGTGCAAACCATCGCTTTTGTGAATAACGAGTTGCTGGCGGCACGTGCGCGAGGTGCCGGCGTGTTGTTGTCGTCGGCCGACCTGGGAGAGGTTTGGCAGGTGGCTGATCGTATTATGGTGTTGTCGGGCGGGCGTTTGCATGGCCCGGTCCATCTTTCCGAAACATCGCTGCACGAGGTAGGAAAATGGATGACAGATCGATGA
- the tuf gene encoding elongation factor Tu, producing the protein MAKGKFERTKPHVNVGTIGHVDHGKTTLTAALTTVLSTSFGGEARGYDQIDAAPEEKARGITINTAHVEYETATRHYAHVDCPGHADYVKNMITGAAQMDGAILVVSAADGPMPQTREHILLSRQVGVPYIIVFLNKADMVDDEELLELVEMEVRELLSNYDFPGDDTPIIKGSALKALEGDEGPLGKQAIMALAEALDTYIPTPERAVDGAFLMPVEDVFSISGRGTVVTGRIERGVVKVGEEIEIVGIKDTVKTTCTGVEMFRKLLDQGQAGDNVGILLRGTKREDVERGQVLAKPGSINPHTDFTAEVYILSKEEGGRHTPFFNGYRPQFYFRTTDVTGTIDLPADKEMVLPGDNVAMTVKLIAPIAMEEGLRFAIREGGRTVGAGVVAKILK; encoded by the coding sequence ATGGCAAAAGGAAAATTTGAGCGGACCAAACCGCACGTAAACGTGGGCACGATTGGCCACGTTGACCACGGCAAAACGACACTTACCGCGGCGCTGACCACGGTGTTGTCAACGTCCTTCGGTGGCGAGGCGCGTGGTTACGACCAGATTGACGCGGCTCCTGAAGAGAAGGCACGCGGTATTACGATTAACACAGCGCACGTTGAGTACGAAACAGCGACGCGCCACTACGCGCACGTTGACTGCCCGGGCCACGCCGACTATGTGAAGAACATGATTACCGGTGCGGCGCAGATGGACGGCGCAATTTTGGTGGTATCGGCCGCCGACGGCCCCATGCCCCAAACGCGTGAGCACATTCTGCTGAGCCGCCAGGTGGGCGTGCCTTACATCATCGTGTTCCTGAACAAGGCCGACATGGTGGATGACGAGGAACTGCTTGAGCTGGTGGAAATGGAAGTGCGCGAGCTGCTGTCCAACTACGACTTCCCTGGCGACGACACCCCGATCATCAAGGGTTCGGCACTGAAAGCGCTGGAAGGCGACGAAGGTCCTTTGGGCAAGCAAGCCATTATGGCACTGGCCGAAGCACTGGACACTTACATCCCCACGCCAGAGCGTGCAGTGGATGGCGCGTTCCTGATGCCTGTGGAAGACGTGTTCTCGATCTCGGGTCGTGGCACGGTGGTAACGGGCCGTATCGAGCGCGGTGTGGTCAAGGTCGGTGAAGAGATCGAAATCGTGGGTATCAAAGACACGGTCAAGACCACTTGCACGGGCGTGGAAATGTTCCGCAAGCTGCTTGATCAGGGTCAGGCCGGTGATAACGTGGGTATTTTGCTGCGTGGCACCAAGCGTGAAGACGTTGAGCGTGGTCAGGTGTTGGCCAAGCCCGGTTCGATCAACCCGCACACCGACTTTACAGCCGAGGTGTACATTCTGTCCAAGGAAGAGGGTGGCCGTCATACGCCGTTCTTTAACGGGTATCGTCCTCAGTTCTACTTCCGTACGACCGACGTAACGGGTACGATTGATCTGCCGGCCGACAAGGAAATGGTGTTGCCGGGTGATAACGTGGCCATGACGGTCAAGCTGATTGCGCCGATCGCGATGGAAGAAGGTTTGCGCTTTGCGATTCGCGAAGGTGGTCGTACCGTGGGCGCCGGCGTCGTCGCTAAAATTCTTAAGTAA
- a CDS encoding ABC transporter permease: MELIIIGLIAAGVRLSISIAYAALGEMVGQRAGVMNVGLEGIMLFSAFISAWIAVVSGSPWIGLMAAVLGGVLLGAVHALFSITLGANQIVSGLALVVLGGGLSGFGYRLTIGSSPVSIPYFHQVEFGPLSDIPILGPIVFGHNILVYIAIALAFLLYYLMPRTSLGLALRAAGENPAAADAAGLRVNALRFGAVVFGGAMAGMGGAFLVLGQVHAFVEGMVAGRGFIAIACVVFGGWHPLGVLLACMGFGLADALQIRLQTWYPGVPYQFFVMFPYVVALGTLVFFASRSIGPAALGEPFRSLRRYVKLR; encoded by the coding sequence ATGGAACTGATTATTATTGGTCTGATTGCTGCGGGGGTGCGCTTAAGTATCTCCATTGCGTATGCCGCGTTAGGCGAAATGGTGGGGCAGCGGGCCGGCGTCATGAATGTGGGGCTGGAAGGTATTATGCTGTTTTCAGCATTTATTTCCGCCTGGATTGCCGTCGTGTCCGGCAGCCCGTGGATTGGCCTGATGGCGGCGGTATTGGGCGGGGTGTTGCTTGGCGCCGTGCATGCTCTCTTTTCAATTACATTGGGTGCCAATCAAATCGTTTCCGGGCTGGCTCTGGTGGTTTTGGGCGGCGGATTGTCGGGTTTTGGCTATCGACTCACTATTGGATCTTCGCCGGTTTCCATACCGTATTTTCATCAGGTCGAGTTCGGCCCGTTAAGTGATATACCAATTTTAGGGCCGATCGTCTTTGGTCATAATATTCTCGTATATATTGCGATTGCGCTGGCTTTTTTGCTTTACTACCTTATGCCGCGCACTTCGTTGGGCCTGGCTTTGCGTGCCGCCGGTGAGAATCCGGCAGCGGCGGATGCGGCCGGATTGCGTGTCAACGCCCTGAGGTTTGGCGCTGTCGTATTCGGGGGCGCCATGGCGGGCATGGGGGGCGCTTTCCTGGTGCTTGGTCAAGTTCATGCGTTTGTTGAAGGTATGGTGGCGGGGCGTGGCTTTATCGCCATTGCATGTGTGGTTTTCGGTGGCTGGCATCCGTTGGGTGTGTTGCTGGCTTGCATGGGTTTTGGTCTGGCCGATGCGTTGCAAATAAGGCTTCAAACCTGGTATCCCGGGGTGCCCTACCAGTTTTTTGTGATGTTCCCGTATGTGGTGGCGCTGGGCACATTGGTATTTTTCGCCAGCAGGTCAATTGGGCCGGCCGCGCTAGGCGAACCGTTCAGGTCTTTAAGACGATATGTAAAATTGCGTTAA